A genomic segment from Leptolyngbya boryana PCC 6306 encodes:
- the cobJ gene encoding precorrin-3B C(17)-methyltransferase, with translation MATLIAVIVLGQASVPIARQIVDALPNATLYGLEHRTTGVDVSFTQFGETVRELFTQGTAIVGICAAGILIRTIAPLLSNKWQEPPVIAMAEDGSAVVPLLGGLQGVNDLARQIATVVEVVPAITTTGDIRFRTALLSPPNGYRLVNPDDAKTFLAELLAGATVKIEGSAPWLEKSQLPIADDAKLTIKITAEVVQGSSECLVYQSSKRLAIIGTGPGSAEWMSPQVKAVLRNSTDWIGYQTYLNLVEPLRTYQNLHIFDNREELDRAALALDLAAQGRSVVMVSSGDPGIYAMAAAVFEVLERDAKPDWQTIEIQVCPGISAMQAAAAQVGAPLGHDFCAISLSDILKPWDTIADRICAAAKADFAIAFYNPISNTRTWQLEKAKELLLNYRSPNTPVVLARNLGRPGQQTQVKSLKELEPTDADMRTVILIGSSQTRIFNQSESNVWVYTPRHYRKD, from the coding sequence ATGGCAACCTTAATTGCAGTCATCGTTTTAGGTCAGGCGAGTGTGCCGATCGCGCGTCAAATTGTCGATGCTCTACCCAATGCGACTTTGTATGGGCTAGAGCATCGCACGACAGGCGTCGATGTTTCTTTTACTCAATTTGGCGAAACCGTTCGAGAGCTATTTACCCAAGGAACTGCGATCGTCGGAATTTGTGCAGCAGGGATCTTAATTCGCACGATCGCTCCCTTGCTGTCAAATAAGTGGCAAGAGCCGCCCGTAATTGCAATGGCTGAAGATGGGAGCGCAGTCGTTCCATTACTCGGTGGATTGCAGGGCGTAAATGATCTCGCTCGCCAAATTGCAACTGTCGTAGAAGTCGTACCTGCGATTACAACCACTGGAGATATTCGATTTCGCACCGCATTGCTGTCTCCGCCTAATGGCTATCGGTTAGTGAATCCCGATGATGCAAAAACATTCCTCGCTGAGCTACTGGCAGGAGCGACAGTTAAAATTGAAGGCTCTGCGCCTTGGTTAGAAAAGAGCCAGTTACCGATCGCGGATGATGCAAAGCTCACGATCAAGATTACAGCAGAAGTAGTTCAAGGCAGTTCAGAATGTTTGGTTTATCAATCTTCTAAGCGGCTTGCCATCATTGGAACAGGTCCCGGATCGGCTGAATGGATGTCCCCTCAGGTCAAAGCGGTACTTCGCAATTCAACCGATTGGATTGGCTACCAAACTTACTTGAACTTAGTTGAGCCACTGCGCACCTATCAGAATTTGCATATATTTGATAATCGTGAAGAGCTAGACCGGGCAGCATTAGCACTCGATCTTGCAGCACAGGGCAGATCTGTTGTAATGGTTTCTTCGGGTGATCCGGGAATCTATGCGATGGCAGCGGCAGTGTTTGAAGTGCTAGAACGCGATGCGAAGCCAGACTGGCAGACGATCGAGATTCAAGTGTGTCCAGGGATTTCTGCGATGCAAGCGGCTGCGGCTCAAGTGGGTGCGCCGTTAGGGCATGATTTCTGCGCGATTTCACTTTCGGATATTCTCAAGCCTTGGGACACGATCGCGGATCGAATTTGTGCGGCTGCGAAAGCAGATTTTGCGATCGCATTCTACAATCCGATTTCTAACACTCGCACCTGGCAGCTTGAAAAAGCAAAAGAACTCTTGTTGAATTATCGATCGCCCAATACTCCGGTCGTGCTAGCGCGCAATTTAGGAAGACCTGGACAGCAAACGCAAGTGAAGAGCTTAAAAGAGTTAGAGCCAACCGATGCAGATATGAGAACGGTCATTTTGATTGGATCAAGTCAGACCCGAATTTTCAATCAATCAGAAAGCAACGTTTGGGTCTATACGCCTCGTCACTATCGAAAAGATTAA